One Magnetospirillum sp. 15-1 DNA window includes the following coding sequences:
- a CDS encoding Ppx/GppA phosphatase family protein: protein MAYASSSSSRTMPIYAALDLGTNNCRMLVARPQGRTFKVIDAFSRVTRLGEGLGASGVLSEAAMVRTLNALEACAEKMERNRVGRARLVATEACRRASNGAEFTSRITERTGLKPDIISPSEEAGLALGGCASLLDPGVPWALVFDIGGGSTELVWVRNSSQGQQVMGIQSIPTGVVTLAEQWAHDLASNAGYDRVVERIGAAFRPFEALHAIGAMLTGNMVQMLGTSGTVTTLGALHLGLERYDRSQVDGLELGFADIAAVTRKLASMTHDQRAAHPCIGPERADLVVAGCAILEAVCRLWPLGKLRVADRGVREGVLLNMMREDGTLGARN from the coding sequence TTGGCTTACGCCTCCTCGTCCTCGTCCCGCACCATGCCGATTTACGCCGCCCTTGATCTCGGCACCAACAATTGCCGGATGCTGGTGGCGCGCCCGCAGGGCCGGACCTTCAAGGTGATCGACGCCTTTTCCCGCGTCACCCGGCTGGGCGAGGGGCTGGGCGCCAGCGGCGTGCTGTCCGAGGCGGCCATGGTCCGCACCCTGAACGCGCTGGAGGCCTGTGCCGAGAAGATGGAGCGCAACCGGGTGGGCCGGGCCCGGCTGGTGGCCACCGAGGCCTGCCGCCGCGCCAGCAACGGCGCGGAGTTCACCAGCCGCATCACCGAGCGTACCGGGCTCAAGCCCGATATCATCAGCCCCAGCGAGGAAGCCGGCCTAGCCCTGGGCGGCTGCGCCTCGCTGCTGGACCCGGGCGTGCCCTGGGCGCTGGTCTTCGACATCGGCGGCGGTTCCACCGAACTGGTCTGGGTACGCAACTCCTCGCAGGGACAGCAGGTGATGGGCATCCAGTCCATTCCCACCGGCGTGGTCACCCTGGCCGAGCAATGGGCGCACGACCTGGCGTCCAACGCCGGCTACGACCGGGTGGTGGAACGCATCGGTGCCGCCTTCCGCCCGTTCGAGGCGCTGCATGCCATCGGCGCCATGCTGACCGGCAACATGGTGCAGATGCTGGGCACCTCGGGCACCGTCACCACGCTGGGCGCCCTGCATCTGGGACTGGAGCGCTATGACCGCTCCCAGGTGGACGGGCTGGAACTGGGCTTCGCCGACATCGCCGCCGTCACCCGCAAGCTGGCCTCCATGACCCACGACCAGCGCGCCGCCCATCCCTGCATCGGGCCGGAACGCGCCGATCTGGTGGTGGCCGGCTGTGCCATCCTGGAGGCGGTGTGCCGCCTGTGGCCGCTGGGCAAGCTGCGGGTCGCCGATCGCGGCGTGCGCGAAGGCGTGCTGCTGAATATGATGCGCGAAGATGGAACCCTGGGAGCACGGAACTGA
- a CDS encoding RlmE family RNA methyltransferase, which translates to MAATGSKGGGKKSSGRTTGSGPSGGSRNLTVKVKTAKRRKLSSTLWLQRQLNDPYVHEAKRLGYRSRAAFKMIQLDERFHILKPGLRVVDLGAAPGGWTQVAVDKVGALKPKGGGKVVGMDILEWDPLPGAITLQGDFLADDAPDRLKEALGGPADVVLSDMAAPTTGHPSTDHLRIIGLVEVALHFALEILTPGGTFVAKVFQGGTEKTLLDQLKKNFTTVRHAKPPASRQGSAETYVVATGFRGSAE; encoded by the coding sequence ATGGCGGCCACGGGAAGCAAGGGGGGGGGCAAGAAGAGTTCGGGACGCACCACCGGCTCGGGTCCGAGCGGCGGCTCGCGCAATCTCACCGTCAAGGTGAAGACCGCCAAGAGGCGCAAGCTGTCGTCCACCCTGTGGCTGCAGCGCCAGCTCAACGACCCCTATGTGCACGAAGCCAAGCGCCTGGGCTATCGCTCGCGCGCCGCCTTCAAGATGATCCAGTTGGACGAGCGCTTTCATATTCTGAAGCCCGGCCTGCGCGTCGTCGACCTGGGCGCCGCCCCCGGCGGCTGGACCCAGGTGGCGGTGGACAAGGTCGGCGCCCTGAAGCCCAAGGGCGGCGGCAAGGTGGTCGGCATGGACATCCTGGAATGGGACCCGCTGCCCGGCGCCATCACGCTGCAGGGCGACTTCCTGGCCGACGACGCCCCCGACCGCCTGAAGGAGGCCCTGGGTGGCCCCGCCGACGTGGTGCTGTCCGACATGGCGGCCCCCACCACCGGCCACCCCTCCACCGACCACCTGCGCATCATCGGCCTGGTGGAGGTGGCGCTGCACTTCGCCCTCGAGATCCTGACGCCGGGCGGCACCTTCGTCGCCAAGGTCTTCCAGGGCGGCACCGAGAAGACCCTGCTCGACCAGTTGAAGAAGAACTTCACCACCGTCCGCCACGCCAAGCCGCCGGCCAGCCGCCAGGGCTCGGCCGAGACCTATGTGGTGGCCACCGGCTTCCGCGGTTCCGCCGAATAA
- a CDS encoding host attachment protein codes for MAKPCTWICVADGTRARFFHCDGPGRDIVPALNYMLAAPSRAHNHAMTTDRPGRTFDSAGIGRHAYDEGDWQDEEKCRFAGRVAAQLDRAVLAHQFDRLVVVAPPAMMGELRKHFSDFTRRMVVVEVVKDLTHATPREMQSHLTEALLH; via the coding sequence ATGGCAAAGCCCTGCACATGGATTTGCGTCGCCGATGGAACCCGCGCCCGGTTCTTCCATTGCGATGGCCCCGGACGGGATATCGTGCCGGCCCTGAACTACATGCTGGCCGCGCCGTCGCGGGCTCATAACCACGCCATGACCACCGACCGCCCCGGACGGACCTTCGATTCCGCCGGAATCGGCCGCCACGCCTACGACGAGGGCGATTGGCAGGACGAGGAGAAATGCCGCTTCGCCGGCCGGGTGGCGGCCCAGTTGGACCGCGCCGTTCTCGCCCACCAGTTCGACCGGCTGGTGGTGGTCGCTCCGCCGGCCATGATGGGCGAGTTGCGCAAGCACTTCTCCGACTTCACGCGGCGCATGGTGGTGGTGGAGGTGGTCAAGGACCTGACCCACGCCACGCCGCGCGAGATGCAGAGCCACCTGACCGAGGCGCTGCTGCATTGA
- the guaB gene encoding IMP dehydrogenase, translated as MIIKEALTFDDVLLVPAESSVLPAQADTRTWLTKSIELGIPLLSAAMDTVTESRLAIALAQDGGIGVIHKNLDMDAQAAEVRKVKKFESGMVVNPLTIHPDQTLADALRLMSDYKISGIPVVERGSGKLVGILTNRDVRFANDAAQPVYELMTKDKLVTVREGVDKEEAKRLLHQHRIEKLLVVDADYRCIGLVTVKDMEKAQAHPTAAKDEKGRLRVAAATGVGSDGFARAMKLIEAEVDVVVVDTAHGHSRGVIDTIAEIRKASPHIQLVGGNIATPEAALALIKAGANAVKVGIGPGTICTTRMVAGVGVPQLSAIMEVSEVAHKHGVSVIADGGIKYSGDIAKAIAAGADCVMIGSLFAGTEESPGEVFLFQGRSYKSYRGMGSIGAMARGSADRYFQAEVGDKLKLVPEGVEGRVPYKGPVTTVIHQMIGGLRAGMGYTGNATIKDMQTRCTFRRITSAGLRESHVHDVAITKEAPNYKTD; from the coding sequence ATGATCATCAAGGAAGCCCTTACATTCGACGACGTTCTGCTGGTCCCGGCGGAATCCTCCGTGCTGCCCGCGCAGGCGGATACCCGCACCTGGCTGACCAAGTCCATCGAACTGGGCATCCCCCTGCTGTCGGCGGCCATGGACACGGTGACCGAAAGCCGGCTGGCCATCGCGCTCGCCCAGGACGGCGGCATCGGCGTCATCCACAAGAACCTGGACATGGACGCCCAGGCCGCCGAGGTCCGCAAGGTCAAGAAGTTCGAATCCGGCATGGTGGTCAATCCGCTGACCATCCACCCCGACCAGACCCTGGCCGACGCGCTGCGCCTGATGTCCGATTACAAGATTTCCGGCATTCCGGTGGTCGAGCGCGGCTCGGGCAAGCTGGTGGGCATCCTCACCAACCGCGACGTGCGCTTCGCCAACGATGCCGCCCAGCCGGTCTACGAGCTGATGACCAAGGACAAGCTGGTCACCGTGCGCGAAGGCGTCGACAAGGAAGAGGCCAAGCGGCTTTTGCACCAGCACCGCATCGAGAAGCTGCTGGTGGTGGACGCCGACTACCGCTGTATCGGGCTGGTCACCGTCAAGGACATGGAGAAGGCCCAGGCCCACCCCACCGCCGCCAAGGACGAGAAGGGGCGGCTGCGCGTCGCCGCCGCCACCGGTGTGGGCAGCGACGGCTTCGCCCGCGCCATGAAGCTGATCGAGGCCGAGGTGGACGTCGTCGTGGTCGATACCGCCCACGGCCACTCGCGCGGCGTGATCGACACCATCGCCGAGATCCGCAAGGCCTCGCCCCATATCCAACTGGTGGGCGGCAACATCGCCACCCCGGAAGCCGCCCTGGCCCTGATCAAGGCCGGCGCCAACGCCGTCAAGGTCGGCATCGGGCCGGGCACCATCTGCACCACCCGCATGGTGGCGGGCGTGGGCGTGCCCCAGCTTTCCGCCATCATGGAAGTGTCCGAGGTGGCCCATAAGCACGGCGTCTCGGTGATCGCCGACGGCGGCATCAAGTATTCCGGCGACATCGCCAAGGCCATCGCGGCGGGCGCCGATTGCGTGATGATCGGCTCGCTGTTCGCCGGCACCGAGGAAAGCCCCGGCGAGGTGTTCCTGTTCCAGGGCCGCTCGTACAAGTCCTATCGCGGCATGGGCTCCATCGGGGCCATGGCGCGCGGCTCGGCCGACCGCTATTTCCAGGCCGAGGTCGGCGACAAGCTGAAGCTGGTGCCCGAAGGCGTCGAGGGCCGCGTCCCCTACAAGGGCCCGGTCACCACCGTCATCCACCAGATGATCGGCGGCCTGCGCGCTGGCATGGGCTACACCGGCAACGCCACCATCAAGGATATGCAGACCCGCTGCACCTTCCGCCGCATCACCTCGGCGGGCCTGCGTGAAAGCCATGTCCACGACGTGGCCATCACCAAGGAAGCGCCCAACTACAAGACCGATTGA
- the vapB gene encoding type II toxin-antitoxin system VapB family antitoxin has product MTRTNLFQSNRSQAVRLPKDVAFPEGVKEVAILRDGARRIVVPANAIWDDFFAAPGVGLPDREQPDMQERESF; this is encoded by the coding sequence ATGACACGTACGAACCTGTTCCAGAGCAATCGTTCACAGGCCGTCCGCCTGCCCAAGGACGTGGCCTTCCCCGAAGGGGTCAAGGAAGTGGCGATTCTGCGCGATGGCGCCCGCCGGATTGTCGTTCCCGCCAATGCCATATGGGACGATTTCTTCGCGGCTCCTGGGGTGGGACTGCCGGATCGCGAACAGCCGGACATGCAGGAGCGGGAAAGCTTCTGA
- the vapC gene encoding tRNA(fMet)-specific endonuclease VapC, producing MLRYMLDTNLCIRVLRDRPAGLRERFNAEAANLCISTVTLAELLVGAEKSSRPIEIRQQVEAFAARLDVLSFDSHAAAHYADIRADLERKGQTIGPYDLMIAGHARSRGLMVITGNLDEFNRVAGLRAEDWLAALTPPAGRPRRDRRRGT from the coding sequence ATGTTGCGTTACATGCTCGATACCAATTTGTGCATTCGCGTGCTGCGTGACCGTCCCGCCGGTCTGCGCGAACGGTTCAATGCCGAAGCGGCAAATCTGTGCATCTCGACGGTCACGCTGGCCGAACTCCTGGTCGGTGCGGAGAAATCATCGAGGCCGATCGAAATTCGCCAGCAGGTCGAAGCCTTTGCCGCGCGCCTCGATGTCCTCTCGTTTGATTCCCATGCGGCGGCGCATTACGCCGATATTCGCGCCGATCTTGAACGCAAAGGCCAGACCATCGGCCCCTACGATTTGATGATCGCTGGCCATGCCCGCAGCCGGGGATTGATGGTGATCACCGGTAATCTCGACGAATTCAATCGTGTTGCCGGGCTACGGGCGGAAGACTGGTTGGCCGCCCTCACTCCTCCGGCCGGAAGGCCTCGGCGGGATCGTCGCCGGGGAACTTGA
- a CDS encoding amino acid ABC transporter substrate-binding protein has product MAVIRAVLLLALALVPAAAQAGPEPTLDKVKRGGTIVLGVREASYPLSYLDAARQPVGYHVEICRRIAEAVKTELGLAALEVRTEVVTSKNRIGKMVDGAIDLECGSTTNNVARQAQVAFAPTTYVASVRIAVKKASHISKLTQLDGKAVATTAGSTSVQLLKARVQGRDIKVSEMFGNDHAESFRLLETDQAAAFVMDDNLLAGLIANSAAPKDYEILPQTLNTEPIAIMLRKGDPAFKALVDRTVKAMMASGEVGRLYAKWFQSPIPPVNTALDFPMSPVLASLIKFPGDDPAEAFRPEE; this is encoded by the coding sequence ATGGCCGTGATTCGCGCCGTGTTGCTGTTGGCCCTCGCTCTGGTGCCCGCCGCTGCCCAGGCCGGGCCGGAACCCACCTTGGATAAGGTCAAACGCGGCGGCACCATCGTATTGGGTGTGCGCGAGGCGTCCTACCCGCTGTCCTACCTCGATGCCGCCAGGCAGCCGGTCGGCTATCACGTGGAAATCTGCCGCCGCATCGCCGAGGCGGTGAAGACCGAACTCGGCCTTGCCGCCCTGGAGGTGCGCACCGAGGTGGTGACCTCCAAGAACCGCATCGGCAAGATGGTCGACGGCGCCATCGACCTGGAATGCGGCTCGACCACCAACAACGTGGCGCGTCAGGCCCAGGTGGCCTTCGCCCCCACCACCTACGTGGCGTCGGTACGCATCGCGGTGAAAAAGGCCAGCCACATCTCCAAGCTGACCCAGTTGGACGGCAAGGCGGTGGCGACCACCGCCGGCAGCACCAGCGTGCAGTTGCTCAAGGCCCGCGTCCAGGGCCGCGACATCAAGGTGAGCGAAATGTTCGGCAACGACCACGCCGAATCCTTCCGCCTGCTGGAAACCGATCAGGCCGCCGCCTTCGTCATGGACGACAACCTGCTGGCCGGGCTGATCGCCAACTCGGCGGCGCCCAAGGATTACGAGATTCTGCCGCAGACCCTGAACACCGAGCCCATCGCCATCATGCTGCGCAAGGGCGATCCGGCCTTCAAGGCGCTGGTGGATCGGACGGTGAAGGCAATGATGGCCTCGGGCGAGGTGGGACGGCTGTACGCCAAGTGGTTCCAGTCGCCCATTCCGCCGGTCAACACCGCCCTGGATTTCCCCATGAGCCCGGTGCTGGCCAGCCTGATCAAGTTCCCCGGCGACGATCCCGCCGAGGCCTTCCGGCCGGAGGAGTGA
- a CDS encoding RsmB/NOP family class I SAM-dependent RNA methyltransferase: MTPAARLQAAIEVLSEIEKSAKPADSVASFYFKQRRYIGAKDRRAVAEVVWRVLRRRARIDWWLEHLDHPERPNAEGKGGARARVLADMIFEGIRPEPDLFRGPHSAYPPEPPERRVLDMLAGQKSLFHRDMPPHVRGEYPEWLTPRLSALYGDNLDAEMGAMRDEAPLDLRVNTLKATREEAIRALAKEGIKAEPTALSPLGLRLGARVPLVQVQAWRNGLIEVQDEGSQLVALLTDPKPGQAVVDYCAGAGGKTLALAAAMQNKGRLVACDVAEWRVDRAQDRLRRAGVHNVTRRVIEGESDKWIKRSAGSFDRVLVDAPCTGTGTWRRNPDAKWQLGETDLLELVVRQGAILDSAARLTKPGGRLVYATCSIMTDENEGRIEAFLAAHPDYRPVPVPELWAELVGTPCPVPGPWLRLSPRAHGTDGFFAAVLEKASA, encoded by the coding sequence ATGACTCCCGCCGCACGCCTTCAGGCCGCCATCGAGGTGCTTTCCGAAATCGAGAAGTCGGCCAAGCCGGCCGATTCGGTCGCATCGTTCTATTTCAAGCAGCGCCGCTATATCGGTGCCAAGGATCGCCGCGCCGTGGCCGAAGTGGTCTGGCGGGTGCTGCGCCGCCGGGCCCGCATCGACTGGTGGCTGGAGCATCTGGACCACCCCGAGCGGCCCAACGCCGAAGGCAAGGGGGGCGCGCGGGCCCGCGTGCTGGCCGACATGATCTTCGAGGGCATCAGGCCGGAGCCAGACCTGTTCCGCGGCCCCCACTCGGCCTATCCGCCCGAGCCGCCCGAGCGCCGGGTGCTGGACATGCTGGCCGGGCAGAAAAGCCTGTTCCACCGCGACATGCCGCCCCATGTGCGCGGCGAGTATCCGGAATGGCTGACGCCGCGCCTTTCGGCGCTGTATGGCGATAACCTCGATGCCGAGATGGGCGCCATGCGCGACGAGGCGCCGCTCGACCTCAGGGTCAACACCCTGAAGGCGACGCGGGAAGAGGCCATCCGCGCCCTGGCCAAGGAAGGCATCAAGGCCGAGCCCACCGCCCTGTCGCCGCTGGGCCTGCGCCTGGGCGCCCGCGTGCCGCTGGTCCAGGTCCAGGCCTGGCGCAACGGGCTGATCGAGGTGCAGGACGAAGGCTCGCAACTGGTGGCGCTGCTCACCGACCCCAAACCCGGCCAGGCCGTGGTGGATTATTGCGCCGGAGCCGGCGGCAAGACACTGGCGCTGGCCGCCGCCATGCAGAACAAGGGCCGCCTGGTGGCCTGCGACGTGGCCGAGTGGCGGGTGGACCGCGCCCAGGACCGTCTGCGCCGCGCCGGCGTCCACAACGTCACCCGGCGGGTGATCGAAGGCGAGTCCGACAAGTGGATCAAGCGCTCGGCCGGTTCGTTCGACCGGGTGCTGGTGGACGCGCCGTGCACCGGCACCGGCACCTGGCGCCGCAACCCCGACGCCAAGTGGCAATTGGGCGAGACCGACCTGCTGGAACTGGTGGTCCGCCAGGGCGCCATCCTGGACAGCGCGGCCCGGCTGACCAAGCCGGGCGGGCGTCTGGTCTACGCCACCTGCTCCATCATGACCGATGAAAACGAAGGCCGCATCGAGGCCTTCCTGGCCGCCCATCCCGACTATCGCCCGGTCCCGGTTCCCGAGTTGTGGGCGGAACTGGTGGGCACCCCCTGCCCCGTTCCCGGCCCCTGGCTACGGCTGTCGCCGCGGGCTCACGGCACCGACGGCTTCTTCGCCGCCGTGCTGGAGAAGGCTTCCGCATAA
- a CDS encoding NAD-dependent epimerase/dehydratase family protein, whose amino-acid sequence MSVVIITGSGGLIGAEAARFFGRQGMSVVGIDNDMRSYFFGESASTAWARAELERTLSDYTHAGADIRDAGAIDTVFARYGEAITAVIHTAAQPSHDWAAKEPQVDFTVNANGTLVLLEATRKHCPDACFIHCSTNKVYGDTPNHLPLVEMETRWELDPGHPWARHGIDETMSIDACTHSLFGVSKVAGDLLVQEYGRYFGMKTACFRGGCLTGPGHSGAQLHGFLSYLVKCAVTGDPYTVFGYKGKQVRDNIHSADLVNAFWHVFQAPKSGAVYNMGGARHSNCSMLEAISMCEELTGRPMNWSYSEQNRIGDHIWWISSVERLRADYPQWNFTYDIRRIMAEIHDAMTDRLGYRTGGMR is encoded by the coding sequence ATGAGTGTCGTCATCATCACCGGCTCGGGAGGACTGATCGGCGCCGAGGCTGCCCGTTTCTTCGGCCGTCAGGGCATGAGCGTGGTCGGCATCGACAACGACATGCGCAGCTACTTCTTCGGCGAGTCGGCCAGCACCGCCTGGGCGCGGGCCGAGTTGGAGCGCACCCTAAGCGACTACACCCACGCCGGAGCCGATATCCGCGATGCCGGGGCCATCGACACCGTCTTCGCCCGCTACGGCGAGGCCATCACGGCGGTGATCCACACGGCGGCGCAGCCCTCCCACGACTGGGCGGCGAAAGAGCCGCAGGTGGACTTCACCGTCAACGCCAACGGCACCCTGGTGCTGCTGGAAGCCACCCGCAAGCACTGTCCCGACGCCTGCTTCATCCACTGCAGCACCAACAAGGTCTATGGCGACACGCCGAACCACCTGCCGCTGGTGGAGATGGAGACCCGCTGGGAACTGGACCCCGGCCATCCCTGGGCCCGGCACGGCATCGACGAGACCATGTCCATCGACGCCTGCACCCACTCGCTGTTCGGAGTATCCAAGGTGGCCGGCGACCTGCTGGTGCAGGAATACGGCCGCTATTTCGGCATGAAGACCGCCTGCTTCCGCGGCGGCTGCCTGACCGGGCCGGGACATTCGGGCGCCCAATTGCATGGCTTCCTGTCCTATCTGGTCAAGTGCGCCGTCACCGGCGATCCCTATACGGTGTTCGGCTACAAGGGCAAGCAGGTCCGCGACAACATCCATTCCGCCGATCTGGTCAACGCCTTCTGGCACGTCTTCCAGGCGCCGAAATCGGGGGCCGTCTACAACATGGGCGGGGCGCGCCACTCCAATTGCTCCATGCTGGAAGCCATATCCATGTGCGAGGAACTGACCGGGCGGCCCATGAACTGGTCCTATTCGGAACAGAACCGCATCGGCGATCATATCTGGTGGATCAGCAGCGTCGAACGCCTCCGCGCCGATTACCCCCAATGGAATTTCACCTACGACATCCGACGGATCATGGCGGAGATCCATGACGCCATGACCGACCGGCTGGGATACCGCACGGGAGGGATGCGCTGA